Sequence from the Flavobacteriales bacterium genome:
TGTTTTATGGAGGTTATTTTCATAATTATTCTACGTTTTCAATCCTTAAACCAATTTCCATTACACCAGTAAGGAGTTCAATTTTAGACAGATTACCATGCCTCATAGCTTGCTCAATTTTAAATCTGTAAGTGCCAGACTCATTCAGCTGAATGGTTTTAAAGGGCAACTGCAAATCCCAAATGTCACCTAGCCCATCACCCAACCACTTCCCGTCTTTTTGTGATAACGCAGCTTCAAGAGTATCGACGTGAGTCGAACCAGATGGTGAAAGGGTGTGTATAAAAAGCCAAAGATTTGAAAAGGGGTATATGCTAGAGTGACGAACATTTATAATTAGGTTTACATCAGAGACAGTGTCTGTGTTCTCAAATTCAAAGCTTGGTATTTGTCCCAAACTCCACACATCATTATCTATTGATATATTTTTTTCATAAAGCCTATTAGAGTCACAAGCGACCAATAGTACAGCGACCAATAGTATATATATCCCTTTTATCATTTAGCGTTTGTTTTTCGTTTTACGAAACGTTTGTTTTTTGGTTTTCGGCGTTTCTTTTTCTTGTCAAAACGGTTTATACTATCCTGACCAACAACATTTTCATAGTCGTTTTTATCAACTTCTACGCCAACATCGAAACGCTCAAGCTTTTCGATAATCTTACCGTCTTTATTCTGCTCAATTATTTCGTTAACATAATCTAGTGGAAGCTCAACAATTGGACCGTTTGAGGGATCATCGTATGCATACCATACTTTACGTTGAAAAATATCCATTTTGATAAACGAACAGCTACCCGCTTTGGTTTTGATTTTTGTGTGTGGACTAGGAAATTCTTTTATACCCTCCATATAGCTGTCCAGCTCAAAGTTTAAACAACATTTCAGTTTACCACATTGCCCAGCTAATTTCTGAGGGTTAATGGATAACTGCTGATATCTTGCTGAAGAGGTGCTTACAGTTCTAAAGTCGGTGAGCCAGGATGAGCAACACAATTCTCTACCACAGGCGCCAATACCACCTAATCTAGCCGATTCCTGCCTAGCTCCAATTTGTCTCATTTCTATTCGGATTCTAAACTCGGATGAAAGGCGTTTGATTAATTCGCGAAAATCCACACGACCTTTGGCGGTATAATAAAAGGTAGCTTTGGTTTTATCACCTTGATATTCCACATCGCTTATTTTCATTTCAAGGCCAAGGTATTCGGCAATTTTTCTAGCACCATACATAGTGGACTCTTCAAGAGCAGTTGCTTCTCGCCATTTAGCGATATCTTTTTCGCTTGCTTTTCTGTAGATTACTTTTAGCCCGTCAGTAGAAGAGGTTTTTAACTTCTTTTTCATCTGAAGTTTTGTTAACTCTCCAACAATAGACACAACACCTATGTCATGACCAGGGCTTCCTTCTACGGCGATAACATCGCCAACAATTAGATGTAGGTTGTCTTTATTTAAGAAAAACTCTTTTCTACTGCCTTTGAATCGAACTTCAACGGCTTTAAATTGTTCTTTTTCGGAAGAAGTCTGAATATCAGAAAGCCAATTAAACACAGAAAGTTGATTGCAGCCTCCTGAGCCATAGTTCCCATTATTTTTACAGCCTCTTGGAAGGCTGTTGCCACACGTTTTTGTCGAACATCCTGAACAACCCATACCTTAGTTAGTTTCTTGCAAAGTTAAATTTTTAACATGAAGAAGAACAACCATTTTTAATGTCAAATCCATAAAAATAAATTTTGAGCTACCATTTCTAGAGATATGTTTATGGGCTAGCTCTATTTCTTCGATAATTTCAATAGCATTGTTTTGATGAATAAAAGGGGCAAAGTTTTTGGTAAATTGCTCTTCTTCCTCTCTTACTTTTTGAATAGAAGAGTCAGCAAAATTACGCACTAAACTTTCTCTTACCATGTGTAATGCATAGTGCAAAAATCCTTTTTGTTGCTCCCTCCCCCATCTGTTAATCATATCTACCCAAGATGTCAGCTCTATAATACGAGCTTTATAGCACATTCGCATCCAATTTTGAAACTCTTCCGTGTTTTGTTCCAACAATTCACTTCCTTTAATCAATTTGAGAGCTTGTCCTATACTTCCTGACGACAAGTGACTGATTTCGGAGGCTGTTTTTTCTTCAACCCCTTCTATTTCCATGAGGTATTTCGTTAAATTATTTTCATCACAAGGCTCAATGGTTGTGTTTTGTAATCTAGAAACTATGGTTTCTAGTAAATTCTCGGAGGAAGAAGTCAATAGTATAAATATAGTTTTTTCAGGAGGCTCTTCAAGTAGTTTAAGCAGTTTGTTGGCCGCTGGATTATGCATCTTTTCAGCATGCCAAACGATAATTACTCTATACGAATTTTCATAGGGTTTTAAAACCGTCTTTTTACTGAGTTCATTGGCCTCGTATACGCTTATAAACCCTTGTTTGTTGGTGTCGCCCAAATTGAGGTACCATTCCTCTTCAGACATAAAAGGATTGGAAGCAATTGCCCCTCTCCATTCTTCTATAAAATGATCGCTTACGGGATTTGTCCCTTTACCTGTAATGACCGGAAAAACACAATGAAGGTCGGGGTGAATTAGCTTTTCTGACTTTAGGCATGCAGGACATACTCCACAAGAGTCAGAGGCTGTTTTATTTTCACACATCAAGTATTGCGCAAAAGCCAGAGCCATTGCTAGGCTAGAAGAACCGTCTTCCCCAGTAAAAAGGTGCGCATGGCTAAGCCTATTATTTTCAACGGCATGTAGCAGTTGACTTTTTACTCTAACATTTGAAGGGATATCTTTGAATTGCATAGACCTATATCGCTTGATTTCAAAGGTAATGAATAAATCCTTTTTAGAATACTTTTAGAAAATATACATTTGTCTAAATTTTTTTACAAAGATGACCTTAGACACATTTTCTTTTAAAAACAAACGCGTATTAATTAGGGTAGACTTCAACGTTCCTATGGACGCTAATTTTAATGTTACCGACGATACTAGAATGCGCGCAACTTTACCGACAATTACTAAGGTTCTTGAGGGTGGCGGGAAAGTTGTTCTTATGTCTCACAGAGGCAGGCCAAAAGGGGCAGATGATAGCTTATCGATGAAGCATCTTGCTCCACACTTGAGTAAATTATTATCACAAGAGGTAAAGTTTATTGACCAATGTATTGGCAATGAAGTTATTGATATGACAAACGCATTGGAAAACGGAGATGTGTTACTTATAGAAAATCTCAGATTCAATTCTGAAGAAACAGCAGGTGATATTGCTTTTGCAAAGGAACTTTCAAAGTTAGGTGATATTTATGTTAATGATGCGTTTGGAACAGCCCACAGAGCTCACGCCTCAACGGCAGTCATTGCTCAGTTTTTTGAAGAAAATAAGTGTTTTGGCTATGTCATGTCCAATGAAATTGAAAATATTAATAAAATTACTGGAGGGGCAAAAAAACCATTTACAGCCATTGTCGGCGGTGCAAAAGTGTCGTCTAAAATTTCAATTATTTTACGATTGATGGATGAGGCCGATAACTTAATTATCGGAGGTGGAATGACCTTCACATTTATTAAAGCTATGGGCGGAAATGTTGGAAATTCGCTAGTAGAAGAGGATAAAATAGACCTTGCTCTTGACATCATTCAAAAGGCAAAAGAAAAAGACGTTAGCTTATACCTTCCTTCTGATTCAGTAAATGCTGACCAATTTGATAATGACGCTCAAACCTCACTTTCAACTGTCCAAAATATCCCTTCTGGATATATGGGGCTAGACATTGGAGAGGAGACAATCTCTCAATTTTCAGAGGTTGTTCTTAACTCATCAACCGTATTATGGAATGGTCCTATGGGAGTATTCGAAATGGAAAACTTTTCTCATGGCACTAAAGCAGTTGCCGAAGCGTTAGCTGAAGCAACCAAAAATGGAGCTTATACTTTAGTTGGTGGCGGCGATTCAGTAGCTGCCATTAACAAATACGACTTAGCAGATAAGGTAAGTTATGTATCAACAGGTGGAGGAGCAATGCTCGAATACTTAGAAGGTAAAGTGCTACCAGGAATTGCCGCGATTATTGAAGGTTAATCTTTTCTTCAGCCTCTTCCCAAATTTTTTCAGCTTCATCAATTAATGAATTCCCATCGCTTACGTTTGGGGCGATAGAAGGAATCATATTTGATATAGGTTTATATAATACTGAAGAGCTTTTTTGTTCCAAAGGAATTAAGTTGAGGTGATAGTCAAAGGTGTTAAACACCAACAGTAATGCGCTTATTATGAAAGCTGTTTTTAGCACACCAAAAACACCTCCAAGCAATCTGCTTACTAAACCTAAAGCAACCAATTTGATGATTTTATCAACTATAAAACCGACGAAACGAACCACTAAAACAATACCTATGAACGTAATGGCAAAGGATACAATGGGTAAAAAGGAGGATTCAATAGAGAGTTCACTTTTCAAATACGGTTGAATACCATCCGCAAAATGCACTGCACCATAAATACCAACAATTAAAGCTACTAGAGAAGCCAGTTCTTTTATAATGCCCTTTGACACGCCTTTATATAAGCCCCATAAAAGAGGGATTGCCAAAATTATATCTAAGTAGTTCATAACACTTCAAAAGTAGTATTTTTGCGTGATGAATGACGGAATAAAATTAAAGTGGAACAATTTAGTTGAAAATCTAAACAAACGCTTTGATGAGGATTTAGATTTTCAAGGAATTTTGTTTTTAATAGGAATTCAAGAATTGGGCAAAGGACACTTAAAACTCAATAAAGATCAAAAATTAGACGTCATTCATATTGCTGTTTGCGCCTTGTTAAGTCAGTGGGGTTATTATGAATTTGAAGGACATGATGAAGAGGGTTGGCCGCACTGGAAGTCAACAGAAAAACTCCCTAATTTAAGCCCCAAGGAACAAGACAAACTTATAAAGGAGGCCGTAATAGAATATTTCTCTTAGTTAGTCGGAAGGATTTCGATGTCTTTGTAAATCGTCTTGCCGTAAACGAATCGAATAACAGACCGACCTAGTAAAACGGTATCATTTGAAGAAGATAGGGTAAAGGCTGTAACATTCATTAAAGCCTCTAACTCCAAGATATGTTCAGTTTGTCCATTAAAATCAGATACTAAAGTACTAACAACATTCGTTTGAGATACACCGGTTATTTCTTCTTGTGAAAGAACGACTGTAGCACCAGAGACAGTGTTACCGTCCATATCGTAAACAGTGATAACCCCTTTTGTAATGGGGTCTTCGCTACAAGAAATAAAGGTAAACACTAATAATAACGGAATGAGTACTTTACTTATCTTCATTATGTAAATGATTATTTGTTAATTTGCTTTTTCAAAGATAACAATAATATGAAACGAATTTTAACCTCTCTATTCGTCCTAGTTTTAGCCCTCTCTGTATTTTCTCAAGATAGGGTAAAAGTGAAAATTGAAACTGTTCATGGCGAAATGATTGCTGAACTGTACAATGAAACCCCAATCCATCGAGATAACTTTATTAAGTTGGTCGAAAAAGGGTTTTATGATGGCACACTATTTCACAGAGTAATTCCAAATTTCATGATTCAGGGAGGAGACCCTGTATCAAAAGAAGAAAACCCAAGCCAGCAAATTGGTAATGGTGGACCAGGATATACTTTGCCAGCAGAGTTTAACCCCAATTTAATTCATAAAAAAGGAGCTTTAGCTGCTGCCAGAATGGGCGATGCAGTAAATCCTAAAAAAGAATCCTCAGGCTCTCAGTTCTATATCGTAGAGGGGCAGGTGTATGACGCTCAAAAAATAGCGATGATTGAGCAAAGAATGGGAACGAAGCTAACAGACACTCAGAAAAAAGTGTACACATCTGTTGGCGGCACCCCTCATTTGGATGGCGGTTACACAGTATTTGGAGAAGTAATAAAAGGTTTAGAAGTTATTACTAAGATTTCTAAACTTAAGAGAAATAAAAACAACTTGCCTCTTGAAAAGGCAGCAATGAAGGTTAGTATAATTAAGTAGTATGTTAGAGAAAGTTCAACAGCTTTTAGTCGAGGTAAATTCTTTTGTAGCTAAGGATTCTGAAGAATTAGAACAATTTAGGATTAAATTTTTGGGTAAAAAAGGCCAGATGAACGACTTGTTTGCAGATTTTA
This genomic interval carries:
- a CDS encoding gliding motility lipoprotein GldH, with protein sequence MIKGIYILLVAVLLVACDSNRLYEKNISIDNDVWSLGQIPSFEFENTDTVSDVNLIINVRHSSIYPFSNLWLFIHTLSPSGSTHVDTLEAALSQKDGKWLGDGLGDIWDLQLPFKTIQLNESGTYRFKIEQAMRHGNLSKIELLTGVMEIGLRIENVE
- a CDS encoding DNA polymerase III subunit delta is translated as MQFKDIPSNVRVKSQLLHAVENNRLSHAHLFTGEDGSSSLAMALAFAQYLMCENKTASDSCGVCPACLKSEKLIHPDLHCVFPVITGKGTNPVSDHFIEEWRGAIASNPFMSEEEWYLNLGDTNKQGFISVYEANELSKKTVLKPYENSYRVIIVWHAEKMHNPAANKLLKLLEEPPEKTIFILLTSSSENLLETIVSRLQNTTIEPCDENNLTKYLMEIEGVEEKTASEISHLSSGSIGQALKLIKGSELLEQNTEEFQNWMRMCYKARIIELTSWVDMINRWGREQQKGFLHYALHMVRESLVRNFADSSIQKVREEEEQFTKNFAPFIHQNNAIEIIEEIELAHKHISRNGSSKFIFMDLTLKMVVLLHVKNLTLQETN
- a CDS encoding phosphoglycerate kinase, encoding MTLDTFSFKNKRVLIRVDFNVPMDANFNVTDDTRMRATLPTITKVLEGGGKVVLMSHRGRPKGADDSLSMKHLAPHLSKLLSQEVKFIDQCIGNEVIDMTNALENGDVLLIENLRFNSEETAGDIAFAKELSKLGDIYVNDAFGTAHRAHASTAVIAQFFEENKCFGYVMSNEIENINKITGGAKKPFTAIVGGAKVSSKISIILRLMDEADNLIIGGGMTFTFIKAMGGNVGNSLVEEDKIDLALDIIQKAKEKDVSLYLPSDSVNADQFDNDAQTSLSTVQNIPSGYMGLDIGEETISQFSEVVLNSSTVLWNGPMGVFEMENFSHGTKAVAEALAEATKNGAYTLVGGGDSVAAINKYDLADKVSYVSTGGGAMLEYLEGKVLPGIAAIIEG
- a CDS encoding CvpA family protein, producing MNYLDIILAIPLLWGLYKGVSKGIIKELASLVALIVGIYGAVHFADGIQPYLKSELSIESSFLPIVSFAITFIGIVLVVRFVGFIVDKIIKLVALGLVSRLLGGVFGVLKTAFIISALLLVFNTFDYHLNLIPLEQKSSSVLYKPISNMIPSIAPNVSDGNSLIDEAEKIWEEAEEKINLQ
- a CDS encoding peptidylprolyl isomerase — encoded protein: MKRILTSLFVLVLALSVFSQDRVKVKIETVHGEMIAELYNETPIHRDNFIKLVEKGFYDGTLFHRVIPNFMIQGGDPVSKEENPSQQIGNGGPGYTLPAEFNPNLIHKKGALAAARMGDAVNPKKESSGSQFYIVEGQVYDAQKIAMIEQRMGTKLTDTQKKVYTSVGGTPHLDGGYTVFGEVIKGLEVITKISKLKRNKNNLPLEKAAMKVSIIK